The Sphingorhabdus sp. Alg231-15 genome has a segment encoding these proteins:
- a CDS encoding YVTN family beta-propeller repeat protein yields MNRLAIALAAATLFTACSVSAEDQPVDRSATAGILLVGNKGEDTLSFIDLATGREIARRNTGKNPHEVAISPDGRLAAIVSYGAEHIDIFDIAAHDLIETIALTPGKSPHGIVWLDDGRIIASTEGSDSITIVSPPSGAEQKREINQIPTGQKGSHMVVVTPNKSRAFVSNMQSGTITVIDLAENTKIKDLPAGTEPEGLAITPDGKTVWVADRRGDLLRIFDAVSLEELTTIKTGKFPIRVAISPDGKTAVTSNLGDGALGLYDVETRQPKGTIKVSGTQQAAQVTILYSSDGTRLYAAETGLNRIAEIDMIKGELIGRLAGGTNGDGLGIANALKANKTD; encoded by the coding sequence ATGAATAGATTGGCAATTGCCCTGGCAGCAGCAACGCTGTTCACCGCCTGCTCCGTTTCTGCAGAAGACCAGCCTGTTGATCGTTCGGCAACGGCCGGCATATTGCTGGTGGGAAACAAGGGAGAGGACACGTTAAGCTTCATTGACCTCGCCACTGGCCGTGAAATTGCTCGCCGCAATACCGGCAAAAATCCACATGAAGTTGCAATATCACCGGATGGCAGGTTGGCCGCGATTGTTTCCTATGGCGCCGAGCATATCGATATTTTTGACATCGCAGCGCACGATCTGATCGAAACAATTGCGCTGACCCCCGGAAAAAGCCCCCACGGTATTGTCTGGCTGGACGACGGCCGCATCATCGCCTCTACAGAAGGCAGCGATAGTATAACTATTGTGTCTCCTCCATCCGGCGCAGAACAAAAACGCGAAATCAATCAAATTCCAACCGGTCAAAAAGGCAGTCATATGGTTGTGGTGACGCCGAATAAAAGTCGGGCTTTTGTAAGCAACATGCAGTCCGGAACAATCACTGTGATTGATCTTGCGGAGAACACCAAAATCAAAGACTTGCCCGCAGGCACGGAACCGGAAGGCCTTGCGATCACACCGGATGGAAAAACAGTCTGGGTTGCCGATCGTCGCGGCGATCTTTTGCGGATATTCGATGCTGTCAGTCTTGAAGAACTGACCACGATCAAGACCGGTAAATTCCCGATCCGTGTTGCCATTAGTCCGGATGGCAAAACCGCCGTAACCTCCAATCTGGGCGACGGCGCGCTTGGTTTATATGATGTGGAAACACGGCAACCCAAAGGCACAATAAAAGTCAGCGGCACGCAACAGGCGGCGCAAGTCACCATCCTTTATTCATCCGACGGTACGCGGCTTTATGCCGCTGAGACGGGCCTGAATCGGATCGCTGAAATTGACATGATCAAGGGTGAATTGATCGGCCGGCTGGCCGGTGGAACCAATGGCGACGGATTGGGTATCGCCAACGCTTTGAAAGCAAACAAAACCGATTAG
- a CDS encoding CsgG/HfaB family protein produces the protein MLKKIVTAIAVSSIALSGGAAHAAGKSKGQKAQERGVAEIPVCYKKLGTIAIVEPEDRWWINYKLGSPEALIKTFVARSGCFGLVDRGRGLASRAVERALADSGELQRGSNIGKRQVKAADYVIVPDIISANARSGGGGVGGAVLGGLGRRAFGGLFGGVKINKKEANVTLSLVNVRTTEMERITEGYSRKSDLKFGGGGGGFFGGALAGAAGGGYTDTQIGRVMALAYLDAYTKMVSQLGGLPEDPSAAAPEAE, from the coding sequence ATGTTGAAAAAAATAGTCACCGCAATAGCTGTTTCATCGATCGCTCTTTCAGGAGGCGCAGCGCATGCCGCTGGCAAGTCCAAAGGCCAAAAAGCACAAGAACGAGGGGTCGCAGAGATCCCGGTCTGTTATAAAAAACTGGGTACCATTGCCATTGTCGAGCCAGAAGACCGCTGGTGGATAAATTACAAGCTGGGTTCACCGGAAGCATTGATCAAGACTTTCGTCGCTCGCTCCGGCTGTTTTGGTTTGGTTGATCGTGGTCGGGGCCTTGCCAGCAGAGCCGTTGAACGCGCGCTCGCTGATTCCGGAGAGCTGCAGCGTGGTTCGAACATTGGCAAACGCCAGGTTAAGGCCGCCGACTATGTGATCGTACCCGATATTATCTCTGCCAATGCCAGGTCCGGTGGCGGTGGTGTTGGCGGTGCTGTTCTAGGCGGACTGGGGCGACGAGCCTTCGGTGGCCTGTTCGGCGGGGTCAAGATTAACAAGAAAGAAGCAAACGTGACGCTCTCGCTGGTCAATGTGCGTACAACCGAAATGGAACGCATTACCGAAGGCTATTCTCGCAAATCTGATCTCAAATTTGGCGGCGGAGGTGGAGGCTTCTTTGGCGGCGCTCTCGCTGGAGCAGCTGGTGGCGGCTATACCGATACACAGATTGGCCGCGTGATGGCGCTCGCTTATCTTGATGCATACACGAAAATGGTGTCGCAACTTGGTGGTCTTCCAGAAGATCCCAGCGCGGCTGCACCAGAAGCTGAATAG